A genomic window from Elaeis guineensis isolate ETL-2024a chromosome 3, EG11, whole genome shotgun sequence includes:
- the LOC105040434 gene encoding uncharacterized protein isoform X1 — protein MAPKPISSPVPVAWYPSLAVLMLSVGLLVTASFFMVCMLFDVKPCHHLFGGNPFMRSETERYEATSSRRNRSLSKEIATGAVASVFLGFGSLFLLLATGVYV, from the exons ATG GCACCGAAGCCCATATCGAGCCCGGTCCCTGTCGCCTGGTATCCGTCGCTGGCGGTGCTGATGCTTTCGGTCGGTCTCCTCGTCACCGCCTCTTTCTTCAT GGTTTGCATGTTATTTGATGTGAAGCCTTGCCATCACTTATTTGGCGGGAATCCATTCATGAGATCCGAGACAGAGCG CTATGAAGCTACTTCATCCAGACGGAACCGTAGCCTATCAAAGGAGATCGCAACTGGAGCTGTGGCCTCTGTTTTCTTG GGTTTTGGATCTCTGTTCTTGCTCCTTGCAACTGGTGTCTATGTTTGA
- the LOC105040434 gene encoding uncharacterized protein isoform X2 has product MAPKPISSPVPVAWYPSLAVLMLSVGLLVTASFFIYEATSSRRNRSLSKEIATGAVASVFLGFGSLFLLLATGVYV; this is encoded by the exons ATG GCACCGAAGCCCATATCGAGCCCGGTCCCTGTCGCCTGGTATCCGTCGCTGGCGGTGCTGATGCTTTCGGTCGGTCTCCTCGTCACCGCCTCTTTCTTCAT CTATGAAGCTACTTCATCCAGACGGAACCGTAGCCTATCAAAGGAGATCGCAACTGGAGCTGTGGCCTCTGTTTTCTTG GGTTTTGGATCTCTGTTCTTGCTCCTTGCAACTGGTGTCTATGTTTGA